Genomic DNA from Deltaproteobacteria bacterium:
TTACCGAGATCTGCCGTGTCGTCGATGGACCGGTATCCCTTGAGACGGTCAGCCCTGATGCGGAGGGGATGCTGGAGGAAGCCAGGAAGCTTTCCTCCATCGGAGAGAATGTCGTTGTCAAGATCCCCATGACCCCTGAGGGGCTGAAGGCGGTCAGACTTTGCGGCCGAGAGGGTATTCGTACCAATGTAACCCTTGTTTTTTCTCCCTTGCAGGCCCTGTTGGCCGCCAAGGCGGGCGCATCCTTTATCAGCCCTTTCGTCGGGAGAATTGACGACGTGGGTAACTCCGGGATGGACGTTGTCGCGCAGATCATGCAGATCAAGGAAAATTTTGGATTCGAAAGCGAGATTATCGTTGCCAGTGTCCGCCATCCGGGCCATGTTCTCCAATCGGCCCTCATGGGGGCTGATATCGCCACCGTTCCGTTAAAGGTCATCCTCCAGCTCTTCAAGCATCCCCTGACGGACCTCGGGATTGAAAAGTTCCGCGCTGACTGGGAAAAGGTACCGAAGGAATGAGCCGTTTTTGGAACAACCGGTAAAATATGTTCGTATGCGTTTAACACGGAACACGGGAAATGGGAGGAGAGGATAGCTGATGGATGTTCCTGGGAGCTGTTATTACACCAGGGATCATCTCTGGGTTCGCCCTGCGGGTAATGAGGCCGAAATCGGTGTGACGGATTTCTACCAGGAGGAATTGGGAGATGTAATCCTTGTGGATCTGCCCGACGTGGAGGACGAGATCGAGATGACATCCTCCTTCGGTGTCCTGAAGTCAGACAAGGCTGTTGTCGATCTGACGGCCCCCGTCTCAGGGGAAATTGTGGAGGTTAATGCCGACCTGGTGGACAGCCCGGAGCTTGTCAATGAGGATCCTTACGGGGAAGGCTGGCTTCTTAAGATCGAGATATCGGAGCCCGGACAGATGGAATCCCTTATGACACCTGGGGAGTACGAAAGTTATATCGCTGATCTTGGTGGCGGGGAGGAGTAGTGGAAAATACTATTGTCAGGATGGTTGATGCCCGGGTCGAACTGTATGGTGAGAGGACCGTCATGGAACGCAAGGTCGAGGGTACCTGGCAGCCTGTCTCCTGGAAGGATCTGTCGAGGGCTTACCGCGAGGTGGCGCGCGGCCTCGCGTGCCTGGGTTTCGAGAGCGGCGATCGTGTAGCCATCCTCTCCGAAAATCGCCCGGAGTGGGTCTTTGCCGACCTCGGAATACTTGCCATCGGCGGGGTGGACGTTCCGCTCTATTGGACCCTCACACCCGCGCAACTCGAGTACATTCTCCTCGACTGCTCCGCAGGCGCCATCTTCGTATCCAGCGTTGAATATCTGGATAAGATTCTCAAGATAAGATCCGGTCTTCCCGAGCTGAGGATGATCGTCTGCTTCGATCCAGTGCCCGAGGACAGGCTTGGCGATGACGTTATCACCTTTGACGATCTGCTTGCCAGGGGCTGTGAGGCGATACCCGAACTCTGGGAGTCCCTCGGGAAGTCCATCGCTGAGGGGGAGGCCGACGACCTGGTGACGATCATCTACACATCCGGAACCACAGGTGAGCCCAAAGGGGCCA
This window encodes:
- the fsa gene encoding fructose-6-phosphate aldolase, encoding MKFFLDTANLDEITSAIKMGLIDGVTTNPSLVAREGREFWPLVTEICRVVDGPVSLETVSPDAEGMLEEARKLSSIGENVVVKIPMTPEGLKAVRLCGREGIRTNVTLVFSPLQALLAAKAGASFISPFVGRIDDVGNSGMDVVAQIMQIKENFGFESEIIVASVRHPGHVLQSALMGADIATVPLKVILQLFKHPLTDLGIEKFRADWEKVPKE
- the gcvH gene encoding glycine cleavage system protein GcvH, which codes for MDVPGSCYYTRDHLWVRPAGNEAEIGVTDFYQEELGDVILVDLPDVEDEIEMTSSFGVLKSDKAVVDLTAPVSGEIVEVNADLVDSPELVNEDPYGEGWLLKIEISEPGQMESLMTPGEYESYIADLGGGEE